The Juglans microcarpa x Juglans regia isolate MS1-56 chromosome 2D, Jm3101_v1.0, whole genome shotgun sequence DNA window ACAATGACAGTAcgtactgatatatatatatatatatatatatatatatatatatataatatccacaAGGCCAATTAGAGATCATGCATCTATAATTAGCCAGTGTGAAAAAGGGTTAATCCTCACCGTTCAATCAAATATTGCTGCTCACGATCATCACAACGTACTGCCTCTCTTCGGATCTTACTGCTAGTCGATTATTAAAACTCAAATATTAATAAACTTTAATGTACATCTATGATTTATACCGTGGGGATGACCTGAAAGAATCACCCTCCCTTAcgtatatacaatatatatacgtACGGCCACCATCCCTTCAGTTATTTTTTTAGTCACCACGAGGAGTTACCATGCATTTAAATTACAGATATGCCCTCCCGACGATCAGCAAGCATAGAACTCGACGAGTTCGTCCAGTGACTCGGGCTGTGGATCGGCATTCTCGAGCATCCAGAGCAAGTGCTCAAACAAGACCACCTCGCAAGCCACGTTGACAGTGTCTTCAGAGTCGCCGGCGGCCGACCTTTCCACGAGCTCCCTGAAGAGCGGGTGGTCAACCACGTCGGAGCCAACGAGGTAGCGCCGGCGTGACTTTCCGACGTAGACTGGGTGGAGGTCCCTGGAGATGGCACTGGAGGAATCATCGTCCCCAACAGAGGAGATGGAGCTGAGGTTGGGACGGCTAGCAGCTTGCTTGCTGAAAGAATTCCATTTCTTGAGAACTGACTTGAGCTTGGTTAGCTTGCCACCTTTGGCCATCGATCTTTTACGCTATATATATTGCTTGGATTTGATCGTGGTTTCAAGGAAATTAAGAATGAGACAGAAAGATCAGGCTTTGGAAAGGAAGCTGGGAGAGTTGGGATCTTGGCAAGGGGGCTGAGAAAGGGCAGGGAAggttcgtatatatatataggacggGAGAGGACTGAAATCGCCGTAAACTTGACTGCATTTCTTAACAAGGCATAATATAATTTGCCGGTACTCGACTTAATTTTTTAGGCCACTTGCATACTTAAAacttatattagtattactctTTACAATAATATTGAGACCCTATTAATCGAGAAATCAAAATAGTGATACACCCGAATCTATTTCTAAAGTGCGGTTCGGATAAtaggatgaaatgagataattttagataaaagttaaaaattaaataaaatattattattatttttgaatttaaaaaaattaaattatttattatattttatataaaaattttaaataataataataatgatataagataacacaaaataaattcaaatggaACAACGGAATAGTGACAAAATGCAGAAATACTGATGGAAATACTTTCTATAGGGAGAATATAGGAGTGGCAAGAAAAGGTACGTAGTGGCAATGAAGgctattttacataaataaatagaataagaaAGGACCCTTTATGACCCGTTGTTCACTaaaggcaaaaaaataaaaaaaaatcccatacttttgaaaagaaaaactatagtACTACATGGTAAGTTTCAGTTATTCGAGAGAGCTTTTGTGCACTTTTGCCGTTTCTTTATCTACCAACATATTAAAAATTGTAGGTTTCAATAACAAATGATGGAATCCTCTACTAAGAACCAAAGCTAATTGTAacctatttaatatatttttattttattggggaAAGTGGGGGTGAAAGCGATAGGCATGTGCAAGAGTGTGGTCATGAATGTCTCCAACCGTTTaatctattattatatatatccagatttttgtatttttctcttAGAAAAAGTTccaaaaagtaaattaattaaCTAACAATAATTTTACGtagttatttttacatattttttatacattttattaatatgattgactatattatttttttaatataaaatactatttcaaccaatcacatcaataaaatatgttaagattatgtaaaaataactgtatatatAGAGCAAAACTCCAACCAGTGCTAACTACCGGCAAGCGAATATATAGTGGCGGATCATGACTAATTTAATTTTGGGGACCGGagtactaatattataataattaaatatttttttaaataattatattatcaagatATTCACTTAGGAATAAATAGTGCACGTCTATGGTATAATGATTAActagatgaaaaattatatgtaaagGAAAGACTAAGAATATTTAACGTTTAATTCAGATCAgcttttaattacttttgtaaGGATATTGATCGATCAGCTTATGTTTTCAGCTTCTATGAAATTGTTAGTATCTTAGTATTGCAAGGAAAATTATGTATTTAATGATGTTTTGGGcctaaaatttgaatttagcAGATACATGATAAAGGaagaattattaaaattttaacaattaatATGGATTTTAATTTGGGAGTTAATTAAATGCAGTATTGCAATTTTGGGggagagataattttttttcaataattttttaatacagaTTCAAGAGGGGGAATTAGTTCTCTAAAGTGTTGGGTGGGCAGTCATGACCTGTCCACCCCTCAATTATAATgctgaaaaattctatttattatttcctACATCATACATtaacatgttatttattatttttgtcattctatttaaatacacatatattaatgtgtaaatgtgtgtatttaaatagaaaaataaaaataacaaattacatattagtgtgtggtgtagagatgataaataacatttctctCTTATAATGTCCAGTActaccattatatatattacatataggGTGTTGCGCATGCTATTCAGATCCATGATTTTGCCCCCTCAAAGTTATCACTAGTgtaattgtactttttttctttttcttttaaatattttttaaacatctttaaacatttaagaaaaatacattactaatagtcacttttttaaccattaacaaaaaaacaaaaaatttaaatatccgAATAGCAATTTTGAAGGGCAAAATCATGAGGCCAAAtatttcttacatatatatatatacacgtgacTAGCTAGCTAACACGCTTGAGGATATATACGGACCAAAATCCAATTACATGATCTACATACTGATTTACATGATCTTGGAAATTAAATCATTGGGGTGCAATTCTTCAATAAAGGATTGAAGAATAGAGCTGACAGTTTGTGAAGAATGAATTCTCCTCTGACACTCATCCGCATGTGGgaattacttctttttttttttctaatcaagcatgcttaatattaagaaaagagTATGAAATACATATAGTTTCAAGGAGGGTCATTGTCACTATCTATATATAAGATACATGAGTCAAGAATACTAGAAAGGGGTATACGACCGAAAATTAAGTTGGTCACTGCCTATTGCACCACTGAGTGAGCATGTAATTTTATTGCTCTCCAATCTTCACTCAAGTGAAAGTTTTTACAGATATCATCTATGATTGGAGTTAATTGCCAATAAGGAGGAGGAGCTTCGTTATTAATGGCATCAATAACAATTTGCGCATCACCTTCAAGAGTAAATGGACACTTGTGAAGATTTTTTGCCGCTTCCAAAGCTAGGAGAGTTACTGATGCCTCTACTATGACTGGATTATAGGTTGGAATTTTTTAGGCCCATATTTCTATAATATTGCCTTCTGAGTCCCAACATACAACTGAGGTGGTAGAAACGAGTCTCTAACTGCTGCATCAAAAGAAAAGCTCTATTGATTCAAAGGTGGAGGTACCCATCTTAGTGATTGATGGTATTTTGATTTCAGCTTCCATGCTTGTGTGTAGACTTGATAGAGTTTTGCCAGCTGAACAATTGTTGCTCTAATCAAAATGGTAATATGGTTATGGACTACCTTATTTTGCTGCCTCCAAATGAAGTCGAGCATTATCACCGCAAAGACCTGAAAGGGATGTTTCTCCAAAGCATTTAGTCCCAGAATCGCTGGATTGATTATAATTAGAATCCattctaatattgaatttagcTGCAGGAGATCAAGGTTTAACGACAAGCGACTTTGTTGCCATAGCATACAAGCAAAAAGGCATACAATAAAAAGATGGAGTCGAGTCTTGTCCTCTTCATTGCAAAGGAGACATTTTTCAGGTCGAAAGTTTGGGATAACCATTGCCAGCCAATTCCTTATTGGGAGCATATTCCATATTATTTTCCAGAGTAGCAGCTTGTGATGGTCATGAATTTCAAACTCTAGATTTTTGTGAACTTGGAAGTAGGAAAGTTTGGCAGTCATATAGTGTCTAGAGTTTTTGCTTCAAAGTGATGAGCAGTCTTCACTATGAATTTTCCCAAGAGGTTGGGAGTCCATATCATAGAGTCCTATCTCTGATAGCACAAaggaatttgaattttttggatttctgTGATGTTGTCTAGCTTGAATAGAGTTCTCATTTTCTCCATATTCCAACAACACAAATTGGTTACAATAATATTTGAGACTTTCATATGAGGGTGAACCTCGTTCATATGCTTAAGTggttttggtttgaaa harbors:
- the LOC121248499 gene encoding auxin-responsive protein SAUR76-like → MAKGGKLTKLKSVLKKWNSFSKQAASRPNLSSISSVGDDDSSSAISRDLHPVYVGKSRRRYLVGSDVVDHPLFRELVERSAAGDSEDTVNVACEVVLFEHLLWMLENADPQPESLDELVEFYAC